From the Leptospira sp. WS60.C2 genome, one window contains:
- a CDS encoding HDOD domain-containing protein, which yields MNFKDIISQLETSKESRINFYFVTEEQNQEIYALLVHVMGYMDKLYLVEVIFTVLKELLMNANKANAKRDYFSREKLDIQNATDYAKGMSRFQENIIMKWNEQLDRLDGGNYYISLLMKVDGKSIHFAVENNAPITKEELSRINRRIEVAKNYNDLSDAFTDVSDSTESAGLGLVLIQLLLKNSGIGSDKFKIFTNEKITRATLTVPDVTTPVEIQTNLKTKLLNEIDGLPPLPHSLTKIIQLCNNPDSDLHMISNEIERNPALSADLLKLSNSAFFANRSQVSSILQAVKVVGLKNLRNLLYVSGVRKIMDGQYGKMMDVWEHSSRCSYYARYLATENNHTNKIADIIAVCALLHDIGKFLLLSVDRGFFKKIETYQRGADSGNSTLLEEMAIGLSHPQLGALLAEKWEFPQDLRVAIEYHHKPFLAPPELKDLVEVIYMANMMADYHEQKKGFYAIDKNLLAKFNLDNIDTFSAAVNKVEVLYKKTNE from the coding sequence GTTACGGAAGAACAAAATCAGGAGATATACGCATTGCTTGTCCATGTAATGGGGTATATGGACAAATTATATTTAGTGGAAGTCATTTTCACGGTCCTAAAAGAACTCCTCATGAACGCAAATAAAGCCAATGCAAAACGCGACTACTTCAGCCGCGAGAAATTGGACATCCAAAACGCCACGGATTATGCAAAAGGAATGTCACGATTCCAAGAAAACATCATCATGAAGTGGAACGAACAACTGGATCGATTGGATGGTGGAAACTATTACATCAGTTTGCTTATGAAAGTGGACGGAAAATCCATCCACTTTGCTGTCGAAAATAACGCTCCTATCACGAAGGAAGAACTCTCAAGGATCAATCGTCGGATTGAAGTCGCAAAAAATTACAATGACCTTTCGGATGCATTCACGGATGTTTCTGACAGCACGGAGTCAGCCGGTTTAGGATTAGTACTCATTCAACTTCTTTTAAAGAACTCTGGAATTGGTTCTGATAAATTTAAAATCTTCACAAATGAAAAGATAACACGTGCTACGTTGACTGTTCCAGACGTGACAACTCCAGTTGAAATCCAAACAAATCTCAAAACCAAGTTACTCAATGAAATTGATGGCCTACCACCACTACCTCATTCATTGACCAAAATCATCCAACTCTGCAACAACCCTGATTCCGACCTTCACATGATTTCCAATGAAATTGAACGAAATCCTGCGTTGTCCGCGGACTTACTCAAACTTTCTAATTCTGCTTTTTTTGCAAACCGCAGTCAAGTGAGTTCAATCCTGCAGGCTGTGAAAGTTGTTGGATTAAAGAACCTACGTAACCTTCTCTATGTTTCGGGTGTTCGTAAAATCATGGACGGTCAATACGGCAAAATGATGGATGTCTGGGAACATTCGAGTCGTTGCAGTTATTATGCGAGATACCTTGCCACGGAAAACAACCATACCAATAAAATTGCCGATATCATTGCCGTATGTGCTTTGTTACATGATATTGGAAAATTTTTATTATTATCCGTGGACAGAGGGTTTTTCAAAAAAATTGAAACCTACCAACGAGGTGCCGATTCTGGTAACTCAACTCTATTAGAAGAGATGGCGATTGGACTCAGTCACCCACAACTCGGAGCACTTCTTGCCGAAAAATGGGAGTTCCCACAAGACTTACGTGTTGCAATTGAATACCATCACAAACCATTCTTAGCGCCACCAGAACTGAAAGATTTGGTCGAAGTGATCTATATGGCAAACATGATGGCAGACTATCATGAACAGAAAAAAGGATTTTATGCGATCGACAAAAACCTTTTGGCAAAGTTTAACTTAGACAACATTGATACTTTCTCTGCAGCTGTGAACAAAGTAGAGGTATTGTATAAAAAAACGAATGAGTGA